In a genomic window of Alcanivorax sp.:
- a CDS encoding substrate-binding domain-containing protein translates to MKATLAGAAAALAMASVPGTAMARDTISIVGSSTVYPFATVVAERFGRTGNATPKIESTGSGGGMKLFCQGVGTQHPDITNASRRMKKSEFELCQSNGVKDITEVKIGYDGIVIANSVKGEHIDLALRDIFLALAKDVPNPDGSEELVANPYKTWKEVNPALPNVKIEVLGPPPTSGTRDAFNELAIEGGCKTFPWLKAIKDEDKSKYKAICRSVREDGAYVEAGENDNLIVQKLEKNPAAYGVFGYSFLDQNRGVVQAANVGGVEPTFEAIGSGDYPVSRSLYFYVKKAHVGVIPGIEGYVKEFTSEKAWGDQGYLGEKGLIPLGDDLRKSMAKQARSLKSMTGEEL, encoded by the coding sequence ATGAAAGCAACTCTGGCAGGTGCCGCTGCTGCACTGGCCATGGCCAGCGTACCGGGCACCGCCATGGCGCGTGACACTATCTCCATTGTGGGTTCTTCCACGGTGTATCCGTTCGCCACTGTGGTAGCCGAGCGTTTCGGTCGCACCGGTAACGCCACCCCGAAAATTGAATCCACCGGTTCCGGCGGCGGCATGAAGCTATTCTGCCAGGGCGTGGGCACCCAGCACCCGGACATCACCAATGCCTCCCGTCGCATGAAGAAGTCCGAGTTCGAGCTGTGCCAGAGCAACGGCGTGAAAGACATCACCGAAGTGAAGATCGGTTACGACGGCATCGTGATTGCCAACTCCGTAAAGGGCGAGCACATTGATCTGGCCCTGCGTGACATCTTCCTGGCCCTGGCCAAGGACGTACCGAACCCGGATGGCAGCGAAGAGCTGGTAGCCAACCCCTACAAGACCTGGAAAGAAGTGAACCCGGCTCTGCCCAACGTGAAAATCGAAGTGCTGGGTCCGCCGCCGACCTCCGGCACCCGTGATGCCTTCAACGAGCTGGCCATCGAGGGCGGCTGCAAGACCTTCCCCTGGTTGAAAGCCATCAAGGACGAAGACAAGTCCAAGTACAAGGCCATCTGCCGCAGCGTTCGTGAAGACGGTGCTTATGTGGAAGCCGGTGAGAACGACAACCTGATCGTGCAGAAGCTGGAAAAGAACCCGGCTGCCTACGGTGTGTTCGGTTACTCCTTCCTGGATCAGAACCGCGGTGTGGTACAGGCTGCCAACGTGGGCGGTGTTGAACCCACTTTCGAAGCCATCGGTTCCGGCGACTACCCGGTGTCCCGCTCCCTGTACTTCTACGTGAAGAAAGCCCACGTGGGTGTGATTCCGGGCATCGAAGGCTATGTGAAAGAGTTCACCAGCGAGAAAGCCTGGGGCGACCAGGGCTACCTGGGCGAGAAAGGCCTGATCCCGCTGGGTGACGATCTGCGCAAGAGCATGGCCAAGCAGGCCCGCAGCCTGAAGTCCATGACGGGTGAAGAGTTGTAA